The genomic segment AGGACTCACTCACCACAGCCCAGCACTCACTCACCCAGCCCAGCACTCACTCACCCAGCCCAGCACTCACTCGCTGCTGCCCGACACTCACCGCAGCGTTCTGCTGGTTGTTGTTCACTCTGAGGGCGTCTATCACCTCCTTCTCGTCGAACCCCATTTCCATCAGGGAAATGACAGCCTAGAGGACAGCACAGCCATGAGCTCACTACATGACAGGAGGCTGATGAACCAGCGCCCACATGCAGGGAGGCCGCCCTGCTCCATGGCACCCTAGTGGAGGGGCTCCAAACAGCAGCAGACGTTCTCTGTCCAGTTTCTCCCCCCACAGCTCTACTGAAACACATCTTGGTTTGAGGCATCCTAAAGCCCAGGAAGTGCGGGTCTGACTGTAGTCAGCAGAGCCGCAGGCTGTGGCGGGCAGAAACGCATTGCTCATGTGGACACGAGGCAGTCAGGCCAACCTCAGACTCTTTCAGGTTTGTCCACAGCCAGTCTGAACTGCACTGTCAGATGCTTTAAAGAGAACCAGGTAGAACAAGACTTCAGCTATGGGCAGAGCTCAGGAAGGATGCTGGCTGGAGATAAATTTGTGCATGGTCAGTTAAAAAgtcccagccaggtgcagtggctcatgcgtgcaatgccagcaccttgggaggctgaggcaagtggatcacttgaggtcaggaattcgagacctaCCTGGCCAAagtggggaaaccctatctctactgaaaatacaaaaatttgctgggtgtggtggcacacacctgtaatcccagctacttgggagactgaggcaggagaactgctggaacccagcagttggaggatgcagtgagctgagacagcaccactgcactgctgcctgggcgacagagcaagactccatcacacaaaaaaagaagtcTGCATCTTCTATTTATGGCCCATCGCACTTGCCTTCCTGAGCCACATCCTAAGTCCAGGAGCTACAACAATGAATGAACTCTGAAAGAAGAACCCGccatataatattttgatatcaAAGCCATACAAAATAGCCTGGAATCTACTGACTTCAAAATCAGGAAGCACTCGCCCTCGTTTCTACCTCAGCCCAGGAAACGATCCCCAGTACTACAGAGGCAACCCCTGGCAGCCCTACCCTGCCTCCCAGCACATGGGGGCAAAGACTTGGGCAGCTTTGGGAGAGGGGCCTTGCACTCTCCGGCCCTGCCAGCTCTGCCCCTGGACAACAGGTACGCACCCTGTCCACCACTGGGAGGGGAGTGCCAGCGGGAAGGCTGTCTGGCCCCAAGTCAGAGCTCTCCAACCCTTTCCCAGTAACTAAGCTAGTATCTCGATCCCTACCAGACCACTGCCTGATCTCACAACTTGGAAAGAAGCTGAAGGGTAGAAGGGCTGACATGCTGGCCCCTCAAGCCCGGACCACCTTGAATGACTGTCatcaaagaagacattttatgGAACGTTCTGACACAGAGAGACGGCCAGAAGGAATGGCAATGGGGAGGATCTTGGGAAAATGAGCACATTAAAATTGTTAAGAATGAGCATCTATATTTAACAAAAAGGCTTAAGATGCCAAGAAAGAATATGGGTAACAACCTCTCAGAGCCCGTGCATAACCACAACACAGGAGCACGCCAAGTCCAACTTCAGAGCATGAAGGACCAGCTGGAGGGCGGCTGCTCCACCCGAACAGGCTTCCAGATCACATGTGAACTTGGCTCCCTGGGAGTCAAGGACAGCGAGACAAACTTTCTGCTACACCTAGAAATGCTagatgaaaataaagcaaaaatgctTTTAGGCAGGGCACACTGGGCTTATGCCtggaattctagcactttgggagcccgaggcaggaggaccacttgaggctaggagttcaggaccagcctgggcaacacggggaGATCCCTATCagtacacaatttttaaaattaacaaattagcctggtgtggtggtgcctacctgcgagagctactcaggagactgagctagctatgaggatcatttgagctgaaGAGGTCacggctgcggtgagccatgactgtgccactgcactctggcctgggtgacagagtgaaactctatctcaaaagaaaaaaaagatgaaacgaAACTTTTAAATGTGTAACTAAACTCACAAGAAAGGGATGTCCACAAGTAATAAAAACCAAGAAGGAACAGACAGAAAGCTAGCCCCGTGAGAGGGTGAGCAGGGCTACCCTGGGAGGGGAGGGTCTgatgtccacacacacacagaacgtGCACCTGGGGCCCATAGGAGTTAGGGAGTGGGATCTGAGACCCTCACTCAAAACCAGGACGCTGAAAACATGAGAAGATGGACTAGAAAAGCATTTGTCTCAATGGGATCTAACtgaactgaagagcttctgcacagcagaaaaaACTAGCAGACAACCTGCGgaatgggagaacatttctgCAATCCagccacctgacaaagggctaatatccagattctacatGGAATAAACACGTTTACAAGAAACAACCAACCccaataaaaagtgggcaaaggacatttcagacacttctcaaaagaagacatcctgctgggcacagtggcttacgcctataatccctgcactttgggagacggacgcaggcagatcacttgaggtccggagtttgagagcagcctggccaacatggggaaaccatgtctctactaaaaacacaaaaattagctgggcatggtggtatgtgcctgtagtcccaggtacttgggaggctgaggcaggagaatcaactgaacctgggaggtggaggtggcagtgagcccgcgccactgcactccagcctgggcgacagagcaaaattcaacatcactgatcatcagagaaatgcaaatcaaaaccacaatgagataccatctcatgccagtcagaatggtgattaaaaagtcaggaagcaacagatgctggtgaggctgtggagaaacaggcactcttttacacagttggtgggaatgcaaattagttcaaccactatggaagacagtgtggcatgtggtgattcctcagagacatagaaacagaaatgcCACTTGACCCTGCAagtccattactgggtataaacccacaggaataaaaatcattctattataaagattcatgcacacgtatgttcactgcagcactagtcacaacagcaaagacatggaatcaacctaagtgcccatggataaggaaagaaaccagacagacaggatcaagaaaatgtgggacacaGACACCATGGAacgctatgcagccataaaaaggaacaagagccatcctcagcaaactaacagaggaacagaaaaccaaacacctcacgTATTCAggtggagctgaaaaatgagaatgcagggaggggaacagcacacagtGGAGCCTGTCAGCGGTCGGGGAGGGAGGGGATCAGGGTGAATAGCTAATGCATCCTGGTCttgatacctaggtgatgggttgacaggtgcagcaaaccaccatggcacatgcttacctgtgtaacaaacctgcacatcctgtgtatcccggaacttaaattaaattacattttaaaagaaagcgAGAAAACCATTTCTCCACGGACCCTGTGCAGGGAAGACCTGAGCTGGGAAGCCAGGGGTTACACTGCAGGGCATGGTGGGAAGGGGCCCCACTCAAAACCAGCAGAAACAAACTTGGAATCACCCCAGGTAAATGTCTACAGCCTGGCCACATGGAACTCCATGGAAAACACGAGCACCAAAGGTGGGGCCACAATGCAATGTCACACACCCAAAGGAAACAATCGAGGCCACACGTGAGATGAGGAGAGCACACAGATGGAAACACCTAGGGAGCAGATCTACCTAAGCACGTGGGACAGAACCTCAAAGGAGGAAGTAAACTCGCATCAAAGAACAGGAGAGTGAAGGAAGAACAGGGAGACTCGGTGACATCAATCACGAGGTGCCAGCGAGGAAGGACCACACCCACGGGCGCAGGGACCCTTCAGCCCTCTGCAGATGGCGCCACAGAAGCGGCTGGCCAGCTTGAGCTGCCCCTCGCTCACGGGCAACCCCATGGCAAATGAGCCTCTGGTCTCTGGGCAGGGCCTCCCCCGATAGAGAGGCTGCCGAATAGATGCAGCCTGTGGTCCACAGGAACTGTAAAATGGCAAGGTTTTCAAAAGGTGACAAATGTGGCGACGCAGAGGACACTGGACCGGGGCCGCCTGGATTCAAGCAAGGATAACACACAGGCATGCTGAGGAACTCGGGCCACAGACCCCAGGCTCGCCTCTTCCCAGGCCTGCCTATAAACGCCTTCCccagcttctctctctcctgcaacAAGAGCCAGCTCAGCCCAAGATCAGCCTCGCAGCCCCAGTCTCCTTTACATGGTGCGACATCAAGGGAAGACACAGCGACTCTGCCTGGTGACAGGTCTAGTAACACATACCCGAGCGTCAGCCCGAAACTCCCTTTTCCTCCGGATCTTCTTGAAGATTTCTGTGAGCTCATCTCTGGCCTCCTCGTCGGTGCTGCTGGCGCCTGCGGTGGCCTCGGAGGTGGCTGCTTCGGCTGCTGCGGCCCCCTCAGCCCCTGAGGGAGCTTGGCCTGGAAGAGGCATGTCTATGCTCGGGTCTTCTGCATGTTCGATGAGCCACTCCATGGCCTGAGGCACTGACATGCTGCAAGGCAAGAGACTCTTTCCAACACCCCCAGCCTAATGGACCTTCCCCTCCTGTCCACTCCCAGGAAGTGGATAGGACCTTCTTTGCCTCCTGCCCCGCCTGATTTCTTTCCAACACCCCCAGCCTAACGGAGCAGGCCCTTGCCTCCCGTCCACTCCCAGGAAGAGCCTCTGCAGCGGAGCAGGGCCTCTGCCTCCCGTCCGCTCCCAGGAAGCGCCTCTGCAGCCGAGCAGGGCCTCTGCCTCCCGTCTGCTCCCAGGAAGAGCCTCTGCCATGGAAGTGACTTCTTCAGCATCAGCTGCTGACCTTATAGTGAGAACCTGAACGAACACAGGTGCAGCTGAAGCTCGGGTCCTTGCCTGAAACTACCTTGAGACCCTGGGCAGAAACAGAAGCCCATTTCTAAGGAGAGGCAAGCGGACCCAGAGGTCTCTGCTGAGAGCTTAGGTATGGCTGCCCCACGCTTACAGATGACTCATTTTAGATCTGAACACAGAGGCAGGGCAGGTAACTCACTGTTAGAGGCTTCACCTGGAGTTCTCATACAACGGCCCAAAGAGAATTCACAGAACGACTGTTCtctcacatgcaccccaaaaatGCTTTGGAGGCACACATTTAAGGAATGTCTTCAAAACCCCATACATATTAGAAATGATTCGCCAAATAGAGTTTAAGGTGGGAGGACGTCACCCGCAGGGGGAGCCCCACAAGATCAGGCCCCATGTGTCTCCGGCAAGGGCAGGGGTGACTCCCACGCACTGGTTCAGTTGAAGGGCCTTGGTGGCTCTGGTCTCAGGAAAGCCCATCTCCGTGAGCTGCCGCAGGGCGGCCTCATCCACACGCTCATCCTCATCCTCGTCCAGCATCGCTGAGGGGAGATGACAGGGTCATGAGGGCTCCAGTCTTGGGCTCAGGGGCCTTATCTGAGCACAAACATTTTCAGCAATTATCTGAGGCCTCCCAGTACCTGAGCTCCACCTGCCCGCCCACCCTCAGGCATACAGACAGGACTGAGGCAGCCCCCAGGCCCTCATCAGCACGGAGGCTCCACAGGGCAAGAATGCAGCACCTGCTGTCACCAGGGTTGGCTCGTACCATTCGCCTTCTTAAACAATTCCACCGCATCCGGGTTCAGCGCTAACAGCTTCTGCGCCACGTCGATGAGGGACACCAGTATCTTCCGGAGTTCTGTCTGGAACTGTGGTGAAAAAAACATCAATTCTCTAACTGTGCAGCAAACCTGCTTGAATGTATTGGATGCATGACTTGCTCCCCTGCCCTGGAACTGATTCTGAGAGCAGAGATGACACTGCCTTCCTGCAAGACAGCAGGATCAGCTGAGGACAACGAGGGGAGTCAGCAGGGCCAAGAGCCTCCCCGAAGGTGGGAATGAAGCCAGCAGAAAGGGACAGGAACACCTGGTGATGGTCACTCAGCGCTGGCCTGATGCTCAGCCTGGGCCAGTGAGGAAACCACCGGCCCAGCTGGCACAGGTGCAGGGCAAGCTCAAGCCCCTTCTCGGCTTCACTGAAGAACACAGACTCATCTGAGGCTCCACAGCCACGAGTCTGCCAGCCCCCGGCGGAGAGCCACTGTCCTCCCCGCCGCAGAAGGAGTACTGGGACGGACCACAGACACCCTCCAGGACAGCTCCTGGCTATGGGGCCTAGAGGTCGGGGGCCAGCCATCCCTTCTCTTACACAAGCGTGAGCGTTGGTGTGGACACCACACTAGAGAAATACCTCTGAGCTGGACACACACAAGATGGGAGAAACACACGCCGGCCAGTGCCCTGGTCAGCATGGAACTCTCTGGAAGAGATCCCAAGAAGTTCACTCCTAAACAAACCAGTGCTCAGGACAGTGCCCTTAGGTTGGACTGGCATCAGATGATGTTAGAAGCCAGTAGTCCTCCCACCCTGGCACAGCTTGCGCCTGCCCTGCCTACTGGGGCGTCCATGTGAGCACTgcaaacacttttcttttttttttgagacggagtttcgctcttgtaacccaggccggagtgcaatggcgcaatctcggctcaccgcaacctccgcctcctgggttcaggcaattctcctgcctcagcctccggagtagctgggattacaggcacgcgccaccatgcccagctaattttctgtatttttagtagagacggggtttcaccatgttgaccaggatggtctcgatctgttgacctcgtgatccacccgcctcggcctcccaaagtgctgggattacaggcttgagccaccgcgcccggcctacacttTTTTAACTTAGAATGTTCTGATCCAAAATAACTCACGGGTTCAGATTTCTAAGAGTTTTGCCAAACTCAGGGCCGGACTGAGGTTTTCCCAGGGGCATCTATCTTTTTGGTCCTGCCTTCAGACGGCTTTCCAACTTCTTACTTAGAAATCACTTTTGGTTTACAGAAAACCTGCAAAGTAGTACAGTCCTGTAGAGCCCTCACCGGCTTCCCCAAAGACTGCTAGGGAATTGGCTCTTGCTGCCCTGCCCCGTGGGGACCCCATGCCGCTCTGGGCCGACACTCACATCTCTCATGTTGGTCTGGACCACCGCTCGGTCCATGTTGTGGGAGGGCAGGTTGGCAGTGGCCCGGAAGATGGCATCTTTATCTGGAGCTTTCTGGTCTTGTTTTTTCTACATCAAAAAGTAACCGGAAAGTCAGAGATAAATGTAAAAGCAGAAAAGGCAAGACGATGAAGACTGAGTCAGCAGAGTTCTGCCCAGGAAAGACTCCGTCTCCTTTAGGAGCAGAGATGTAAACTCCTTGATGAGCTGGGGGAGCCCAGAGAGTTCTGGGCAAGGCCCCGGGAGAGCAGGCGAGCTGCGATGCCAAGGACGCAACTGCTCTGTGGTAAATGAAAGTGAAGCGGTGGGTGAGGGGCAGAGCGGGAGCAAAGGCCGAAGAACAACCGTCACACGGGGCTGCAGCGAGGGAGGCAACTCCAGAGAACCACCAGGCCTGCAACTGAGTGTTGAGGCCAAAACCGTGAACTCATCTCTGCTCCTTCTGGAAGCTCCTGATGCACAGTAATGGCGACAGAAACTCACAAGAACAAAAACGATGGGAGAGGAACAGAGCTGGCAGAGTGACAG from the Callithrix jacchus isolate 240 chromosome 1, calJac240_pri, whole genome shotgun sequence genome contains:
- the UBAC1 gene encoding ubiquitin-associated domain-containing protein 1 isoform X6, yielding MADVTAEEKKKQDQKAPDKDAIFRATANLPSHNMDRAVVQTNMRDFQTELRKILVSLIDVAQKLLALNPDAVELFKKANAMLDEDEDERVDEAALRQLTEMGFPETRATKALQLNQCVGVTPALAGDTWGLILWGSPCGMSVPQAMEWLIEHAEDPSIDMPLPGQAPSGAEGAAAAEAATSEATAGASSTDEEARDELTEIFKKIRRKREFRADARAVISLMEMGFDEKEVIDALRVNNNQQNAACEWLLGDRKPSPEELDKGIDPDSPLFQAILDNPVVQLGLTNPKTLLAFEDMLENPLNSTQWMNDPETGPVMLQISRIFQTLNRT
- the UBAC1 gene encoding ubiquitin-associated domain-containing protein 1 isoform X4; its protein translation is MFVQEEKIFAGKVLRLHICAADGAEWQEEATEDTSVEKLKERCLKHCAHGSLEDPKSVTHHKLIHAASERVLSDARTILEENIQDQDVLLLIKKRAPAPLPKMADVTAEEKKKQDQKAPDKDAIFRATANLPSHNMDRAVVQTNMRDFQTELRKILVSLIDVAQKLLALNPDAVELFKKANAMLDEDEDERVDEAALRQLTEMGFPETRATKALQLNHMSVPQAMEWLIEHAEDPSIDMPLPGQAPSGAEGAAAAEAATSEATAGASSTDEEARDELTEIFKKIRRKREFRADARAVISLMEMGFDEKEVIDALRVNNNQQNAACEWLLGDRKPSPEELDKGIDPDSPLFQAILDNPVVQLGLTNPKTLLAFEDMLENPLNSTQWMNDPETGPVMLQISRIFQTLNRT
- the UBAC1 gene encoding ubiquitin-associated domain-containing protein 1 isoform X5 codes for the protein MADVTAEEKETVKRVACCLPRSPCFGKLPEQRKTCPKKQDQKAPDKDAIFRATANLPSHNMDRAVVQTNMRDFQTELRKILVSLIDVAQKLLALNPDAVELFKKANAMLDEDEDERVDEAALRQLTEMGFPETRATKALQLNQCVGVTPALAGDTWGLILWGSPCGMSVPQAMEWLIEHAEDPSIDMPLPGQAPSGAEGAAAAEAATSEATAGASSTDEEARDELTEIFKKIRRKREFRADARAVISLMEMGFDEKEVIDALRVNNNQQNAACEWLLGDRKPSPEELDKGIDPDSPLFQAILDNPVVQLGLTNPKTLLAFEDMLENPLNSTQWMNDPETGPVMLQISRIFQTLNRT
- the UBAC1 gene encoding ubiquitin-associated domain-containing protein 1 isoform X3, encoding MFVQEEKIFAGKVLRLHICAADGAEWQEEATEDTSVEKLKERCLKHCAHGSLEDPKSVTHHKLIHAASERVLSDARTILEENIQDQDVLLLIKKRAPAPLPKMADVTAEEKKKQDQKAPDKDAIFRATANLPSHNMDRAVVQTNMRDFQTELRKILVSLIDVAQKLLALNPDAVELFKKANAMLDEDEDERVDEAALRQLTEMGFPETRATKALQLNQCVGVTPALAGDTWGLILWGSPCGMSVPQAMEWLIEHAEDPSIDMPLPGQAPSGAEGAAAAEAATSEATAGASSTDEEARDELTEIFKKIRRKREFRADARAVISLMEMGFDEKEVIDALRVNNNQQNAACEWLLGDRKPSPEELDKGIDPDSPLFQAILDNPVVQLGLTNPKTLLAFEDMLENPLNSTQWMNDPETGPVMLQISRIFQTLNRT
- the UBAC1 gene encoding ubiquitin-associated domain-containing protein 1 isoform X1, whose protein sequence is MFVQEEKIFAGKVLRLHICAADGAEWQEEATEDTSVEKLKERCLKHCAHGSLEDPKSVTHHKLIHAASERVLSDARTILEENIQDQDVLLLIKKRAPAPLPKMADVTAEEKETVKRVACCLPRSPCFGKLPEQRKTCPKKQDQKAPDKDAIFRATANLPSHNMDRAVVQTNMRDFQTELRKILVSLIDVAQKLLALNPDAVELFKKANAMLDEDEDERVDEAALRQLTEMGFPETRATKALQLNQCVGVTPALAGDTWGLILWGSPCGMSVPQAMEWLIEHAEDPSIDMPLPGQAPSGAEGAAAAEAATSEATAGASSTDEEARDELTEIFKKIRRKREFRADARAVISLMEMGFDEKEVIDALRVNNNQQNAACEWLLGDRKPSPEELDKGIDPDSPLFQAILDNPVVQLGLTNPKTLLAFEDMLENPLNSTQWMNDPETGPVMLQISRIFQTLNRT